The following are from one region of the Mustela lutreola isolate mMusLut2 chromosome 9, mMusLut2.pri, whole genome shotgun sequence genome:
- the PFDN4 gene encoding prefoldin subunit 4 isoform X1, with protein MAATMKKAAAEDVNVTFEDQQKINKFARNTSRITELKEEIEVKKKQLQNLEDACEDIMLADDDCLMIPYQIGDVFISHSQEETQEMLEEAKKNLQEEIDALEARVESIQRVLADLKVQLYAKFGSNINLEADDIAVWRWRKHFRKTPSGAPGWLSG; from the exons ATGGCGGCCACCATGAAGAAGGCG gCTGCAGAAGATGTCAATGTTACTTTTGAAGATcaacaaaagataaacaaatttgCACGGAACACGAGTAGAATCACAGAGCTGAAGGAGGAAATAGAAGTTAAAAAG aaACAACTCCAGAATTTGGAAGATGCTTGTGAGGACATCATGCTTGCAGATGATGATTGCTTAATGATACCTTATCAAATTGGTGATGTTTTCATTAGTCATTCTCAAGAAGAAACACAGGAAATGTTAGAAGAAGCAAAG aaaaattTGCAAGAAGAAATCGACGCCTTAGAAGCCAGAGTGGAATCAATTCAGCGAGTGTTAGCGGATCTGAAAGTTCAGTTATATGCAAAATTTGGGAGCAACATAAACCTCGAAGCTGATGAca TTGCTGTTTGGAGGTGGCGAAAGCACTTTAGAAAGACCCCatccggggctcctgggtggctcagtggttaa
- the PFDN4 gene encoding prefoldin subunit 4 isoform X2 — MEKLNRAAAEDVNVTFEDQQKINKFARNTSRITELKEEIEVKKKQLQNLEDACEDIMLADDDCLMIPYQIGDVFISHSQEETQEMLEEAKKNLQEEIDALEARVESIQRVLADLKVQLYAKFGSNINLEADDIAVWRWRKHFRKTPSGAPGWLSG; from the exons atggagaaacttaACAGAGCG gCTGCAGAAGATGTCAATGTTACTTTTGAAGATcaacaaaagataaacaaatttgCACGGAACACGAGTAGAATCACAGAGCTGAAGGAGGAAATAGAAGTTAAAAAG aaACAACTCCAGAATTTGGAAGATGCTTGTGAGGACATCATGCTTGCAGATGATGATTGCTTAATGATACCTTATCAAATTGGTGATGTTTTCATTAGTCATTCTCAAGAAGAAACACAGGAAATGTTAGAAGAAGCAAAG aaaaattTGCAAGAAGAAATCGACGCCTTAGAAGCCAGAGTGGAATCAATTCAGCGAGTGTTAGCGGATCTGAAAGTTCAGTTATATGCAAAATTTGGGAGCAACATAAACCTCGAAGCTGATGAca TTGCTGTTTGGAGGTGGCGAAAGCACTTTAGAAAGACCCCatccggggctcctgggtggctcagtggttaa
- the PFDN4 gene encoding prefoldin subunit 4 isoform X3: MAATMKKAAAEDVNVTFEDQQKINKFARNTSRITELKEEIEVKKKQLQNLEDACEDIMLADDDCLMIPYQIGDVFISHSQEETQEMLEEAKKNLQEEIDALEARVESIQRVLADLKVQLYAKFGSNINLEADDS; the protein is encoded by the exons ATGGCGGCCACCATGAAGAAGGCG gCTGCAGAAGATGTCAATGTTACTTTTGAAGATcaacaaaagataaacaaatttgCACGGAACACGAGTAGAATCACAGAGCTGAAGGAGGAAATAGAAGTTAAAAAG aaACAACTCCAGAATTTGGAAGATGCTTGTGAGGACATCATGCTTGCAGATGATGATTGCTTAATGATACCTTATCAAATTGGTGATGTTTTCATTAGTCATTCTCAAGAAGAAACACAGGAAATGTTAGAAGAAGCAAAG aaaaattTGCAAGAAGAAATCGACGCCTTAGAAGCCAGAGTGGAATCAATTCAGCGAGTGTTAGCGGATCTGAAAGTTCAGTTATATGCAAAATTTGGGAGCAACATAAACCTCGAAGCTGATGAcagttaa